From a region of the Aeoliella mucimassa genome:
- the mce gene encoding methylmalonyl-CoA epimerase, whose translation MKKPVKALNHVGIAVKSIDAQRPFYEEHLGAEFECYEEVATQKVKVGFFKVGDVRLELLEPTDPSSPIAKFLETRGEGLHHLAFTVDDIEERIADLKESGLRMIDETPRLGAHHMKIAFAHPKSTHGVLTELCEPAE comes from the coding sequence GTGAAAAAACCGGTCAAGGCATTAAATCATGTTGGAATTGCCGTAAAGTCAATCGACGCCCAGCGTCCTTTTTACGAGGAACACCTGGGGGCCGAGTTTGAGTGTTACGAAGAAGTGGCAACCCAGAAGGTAAAAGTCGGATTCTTTAAAGTGGGCGACGTTCGGCTGGAATTGCTGGAACCGACTGATCCATCCAGTCCGATCGCGAAATTTCTAGAAACTAGGGGGGAAGGGCTTCACCATTTGGCCTTTACCGTGGACGATATTGAGGAGCGAATTGCCGACCTCAAAGAGTCCGGTCTGCGAATGATCGACGAGACACCACGCTTGGGTGCTCATCACATGAAGATCGCATTCGCTCACCCCAAGAGCACGCACGGCGTACTCACCGAGTTGTGCGAACCTGCTGAGTAA
- a CDS encoding methylmalonyl-CoA mutase family protein, translating into MENTEFSVSDDFAPVSYDAWREQVEKDLAGAPFEKKLVTRTYEGVDVQPVYTAQDWNSAEDPNGFPGFSHYLRGSAPLGNAETGWDLRQEFKHPDLATTNKQILADLEGGVTSILLRLDCAARGGTDADDPAAEELSGRDGVAAYHVDDLDAVLKDVELDMVGLALEAGAAFLPAAAQVVALWRRRGLSAEQASGAFNADPLAVLARDGQLPTTSSAALEAMADLAKWTSENYPNVTAVRVGTAAYHHAGATVVQDIAFSMATGIEYLRSMTAAGMSVEDAAKQILFSMSVGTHQFLSIAKLRAARSLWARVVEACGGKPEAAAMKLHTRVSKRVLTARDPYVNMLRNTVAVFAAGVGGAEVITSEPFDVVLGLPDANSRRVARNTLHVLQDESHLNRIVDPAGGSWYMDWLADQFARKAWDLMQEIERQGGMTKAIESGWVADQIESAFTPRAKGIASRKEGITGVSEFPNVAEDAIVRETPDLSALRKAASDRLASARYAGDGLGSLASASCKIAAASEAAAAGASIGQLAKAIGFGDSPTQITPVAPHPFAAPFEVLRDASDKWLEEKGSRPQVFLANLGPIAHHTARATFSKNFFEAGGFEVPSNNGFADVDAAVAAFAESGAKVAVICSSDKLYPEFVPDAAAKLKAAGARTVVLAGHPGENEAAWSQAGVDRFIFIKCDVLSTLADLLREEGVLQ; encoded by the coding sequence ATGGAAAACACTGAGTTTAGTGTCAGCGATGACTTTGCACCCGTAAGTTACGACGCCTGGCGGGAGCAAGTCGAAAAGGATCTTGCCGGGGCGCCGTTTGAGAAGAAGCTGGTCACTCGCACCTACGAAGGTGTGGATGTCCAGCCGGTCTACACCGCGCAGGATTGGAACTCCGCCGAAGACCCCAATGGTTTTCCCGGCTTCTCCCATTATCTGCGTGGATCCGCTCCCCTGGGGAATGCGGAAACCGGATGGGACTTGCGACAGGAGTTCAAGCACCCCGACCTGGCGACCACCAATAAGCAGATTCTGGCCGACCTCGAAGGAGGAGTGACCTCCATCTTGCTGCGGCTCGACTGTGCTGCTCGTGGCGGAACCGATGCCGACGATCCTGCGGCCGAAGAGCTGTCGGGACGCGACGGAGTGGCTGCCTATCATGTGGACGATCTTGATGCGGTGCTGAAAGACGTGGAGCTTGATATGGTGGGCCTCGCCTTGGAAGCTGGTGCGGCGTTCTTGCCGGCCGCTGCCCAGGTGGTCGCACTCTGGCGACGCCGAGGTCTGAGTGCCGAGCAAGCTTCCGGCGCGTTCAACGCCGATCCGCTGGCAGTGCTCGCCCGCGATGGTCAGCTGCCGACGACTTCGTCCGCGGCCTTGGAAGCCATGGCCGACTTGGCGAAGTGGACCAGCGAGAACTATCCCAACGTCACCGCTGTACGGGTCGGCACGGCTGCTTACCACCACGCTGGTGCGACGGTCGTGCAGGACATTGCGTTCAGCATGGCGACTGGCATCGAGTACCTGCGGTCGATGACCGCGGCTGGTATGAGCGTTGAAGACGCTGCCAAGCAAATCCTGTTTAGTATGAGTGTCGGCACGCACCAGTTCTTGAGCATCGCGAAGCTTCGCGCGGCCCGCAGTTTGTGGGCGCGGGTAGTCGAAGCGTGCGGCGGCAAGCCCGAAGCGGCTGCTATGAAACTGCACACGCGAGTCAGCAAGCGAGTGCTCACTGCCCGCGACCCTTACGTCAACATGCTGCGGAACACAGTTGCCGTGTTCGCCGCTGGTGTCGGCGGGGCCGAAGTCATTACTTCCGAACCGTTCGATGTGGTGCTCGGGTTGCCTGATGCCAACAGTCGGCGGGTCGCTCGCAACACGCTGCATGTGCTGCAAGACGAGTCGCATCTGAATCGCATTGTCGATCCGGCTGGCGGTAGTTGGTACATGGATTGGCTGGCCGATCAGTTTGCCAGGAAGGCGTGGGATCTCATGCAAGAGATCGAACGTCAGGGCGGCATGACCAAGGCCATCGAGAGTGGTTGGGTGGCCGACCAGATCGAGTCGGCATTCACTCCGCGGGCCAAGGGTATTGCCAGCCGCAAGGAAGGCATCACCGGTGTCAGCGAGTTCCCGAACGTAGCGGAAGACGCCATTGTCCGCGAAACGCCGGACCTGTCGGCCTTGCGAAAAGCGGCCTCCGACCGCTTGGCTTCCGCTCGGTACGCTGGCGACGGACTCGGCAGCCTGGCTTCGGCCAGTTGCAAGATTGCCGCTGCTTCCGAAGCGGCCGCCGCTGGAGCTTCCATCGGACAACTAGCCAAAGCGATTGGCTTCGGCGACTCGCCGACGCAGATCACGCCGGTTGCTCCCCATCCGTTTGCGGCTCCCTTCGAAGTGTTGCGAGACGCAAGCGACAAGTGGTTGGAAGAAAAGGGAAGTCGTCCCCAGGTCTTCCTGGCCAACCTGGGCCCGATTGCCCACCACACCGCCCGCGCGACGTTCTCGAAGAACTTCTTCGAGGCCGGCGGATTCGAAGTGCCTTCGAACAATGGATTCGCCGACGTGGATGCCGCCGTGGCAGCGTTCGCCGAGTCGGGTGCGAAGGTCGCTGTGATTTGTTCGTCCGACAAACTGTATCCTGAGTTCGTCCCCGACGCTGCCGCAAAGCTGAAAGCAGCCGGTGCTCGCACCGTGGTGCTGGCTGGCCACCCTGGCGAAAACGAAGCCGCTTGGAGCCAGGCAGGTGTCGATCGGTTTATTTTCATTAAGTGCGATGTGCTCAGCACGCTCGCGGATCTCTTACGCGAGGAAGGAGTGTTGCAATGA
- the scpA gene encoding methylmalonyl-CoA mutase produces the protein MSNPVPNFADVPFAERPATPATYDAWHEATGTKAEDLTWQTPEQIPVRPLYSAADLEGVEHLQTMPGMPPFLRGPYTTMYTMRPWTIRQYAGFSTAKESNAFYRRNLAAGQKGLSIAFDLSTHRGYDSDHPRVAGDVGMAGVAIDSIHDMRMLFDGIPLDRMSVSMTMNGAVLPIMALYIVAAEEQGVKPEQLAGTIQNDILKEFMVRNTYIYPPEPSIRIIADIFRYTSEKMPKFNSISISGYHMQEAGATADLELAYTLADGLEYVRTGREAGLEVDAFAPRLSFFWAIGMNYFMEIAKMRAGRMIWAKLIKQFDPKNPKSMSLRTHSQTSGWSLTAQDVYNNVIRTCVEAMGATHGHTQSLHTNALDEALALPSDFSARIARNTQLFLQQETDTCDVVDPWGGSYYVERLTHDLAQRAWQHICEVEELGGMTKAIQAGIPKMRIEEAAVRTQARIDSGQQVVIGVNKYRPKEEEMLKVLHVDNTAVRESQIASLKKLRAERDQVKVDATLNALREAAKDGTGNLLELAVAAARVQATVGEISNALEDVYGRYEAPVQSVRGVYGSEVGDKAHADEVRQLVSEFEQLDGRRPRILIAKMGQDGHDRGQKVIASAFADLGFDVDIGPLFRTAAETARHAVENDVHVVGVSSLAAGHLTLVPLLLDELAALGRDDIMIVVGGVIPPEDYDALYESGAVAVFGPGTVIGEAAAKLLRALGKRLEYNLS, from the coding sequence ATGAGTAACCCTGTTCCCAATTTTGCGGATGTGCCGTTCGCCGAGCGTCCGGCCACACCGGCAACGTACGACGCTTGGCATGAAGCCACTGGTACGAAAGCGGAGGATCTGACCTGGCAAACGCCCGAGCAGATTCCGGTGCGGCCGCTCTACTCCGCTGCCGACTTGGAAGGTGTAGAGCACCTGCAAACCATGCCCGGCATGCCGCCGTTCCTGCGTGGTCCTTATACCACGATGTACACGATGCGGCCGTGGACCATTCGTCAGTACGCGGGATTCTCGACCGCGAAAGAGTCGAACGCGTTCTACCGTCGGAACCTGGCAGCGGGTCAAAAGGGGTTGAGCATTGCGTTCGACCTGTCGACACACCGCGGCTACGACTCGGATCATCCGCGGGTCGCTGGCGACGTCGGCATGGCTGGCGTCGCGATCGATAGCATCCACGACATGCGGATGCTGTTCGACGGCATTCCGCTCGATCGCATGAGCGTGTCGATGACCATGAACGGAGCCGTGCTGCCGATCATGGCCCTCTATATCGTGGCCGCCGAGGAGCAAGGCGTGAAGCCAGAGCAGCTCGCCGGTACGATCCAGAACGACATTCTCAAGGAGTTCATGGTTCGTAACACCTACATCTACCCGCCTGAACCGAGTATTCGCATCATCGCGGATATCTTCCGGTACACCAGCGAGAAGATGCCTAAGTTCAACAGCATCAGCATCAGCGGCTACCACATGCAGGAAGCCGGTGCGACCGCCGATCTCGAGCTGGCTTACACGCTCGCCGACGGACTCGAGTACGTTCGCACGGGTCGTGAAGCAGGTCTGGAAGTCGACGCGTTTGCTCCCCGTCTGTCGTTCTTCTGGGCGATCGGCATGAACTACTTTATGGAGATCGCCAAGATGCGGGCTGGCCGCATGATCTGGGCGAAGCTCATCAAGCAGTTCGATCCGAAGAACCCGAAGAGCATGAGCTTGCGGACCCACAGTCAGACAAGCGGCTGGAGCCTCACCGCTCAAGACGTTTACAACAACGTGATCCGCACGTGTGTCGAAGCGATGGGAGCCACGCATGGCCATACCCAGTCGCTGCACACGAATGCGTTGGACGAAGCCCTCGCGCTGCCGAGCGACTTCTCCGCCCGCATTGCCCGCAATACGCAGTTGTTCCTGCAACAGGAAACCGACACCTGCGATGTGGTCGACCCATGGGGCGGAAGCTACTACGTGGAACGCCTGACGCACGATCTTGCTCAACGAGCCTGGCAGCACATCTGCGAAGTCGAAGAGCTCGGCGGAATGACCAAAGCCATCCAGGCAGGCATTCCCAAGATGCGAATCGAAGAAGCAGCGGTTCGCACCCAGGCTCGCATCGACTCGGGACAGCAAGTCGTGATCGGTGTGAACAAGTATCGTCCGAAGGAAGAGGAGATGCTGAAGGTACTGCACGTCGACAATACTGCAGTCCGCGAATCGCAAATTGCCAGCTTGAAGAAGCTGCGAGCCGAACGCGATCAAGTGAAGGTCGACGCCACGTTGAATGCACTTCGCGAAGCAGCTAAAGATGGCACCGGCAACTTGCTGGAGCTGGCCGTTGCTGCGGCTCGGGTGCAAGCCACGGTGGGTGAGATCTCGAATGCTTTGGAAGATGTTTACGGTCGCTATGAGGCCCCCGTTCAATCCGTACGTGGAGTATATGGAAGCGAAGTGGGTGACAAAGCACATGCGGACGAAGTTCGCCAGTTGGTAAGTGAGTTCGAACAACTCGACGGCCGCCGGCCGCGGATTCTCATCGCCAAGATGGGGCAGGATGGTCACGATCGAGGACAAAAGGTCATTGCCAGTGCGTTTGCCGACTTGGGTTTCGATGTGGACATCGGCCCGCTGTTCCGCACTGCTGCCGAGACGGCTCGGCACGCGGTCGAGAACGACGTGCATGTCGTCGGTGTCAGTTCGCTGGCCGCAGGTCACTTGACCTTGGTGCCGCTGCTCCTCGACGAACTCGCCGCCTTGGGGCGTGATGACATCATGATCGTCGTCGGCGGTGTTATTCCGCCGGAGGATTACGACGCCCTCTACGAGTCGGGAGCGGTGGCGGTCTTCGGTCCCGGAACCGTGATCGGCGAAGCAGCCGCCAAGCTGCTCCGCGCCCTGGGCAAACGGTTGGAGTACAACCTTAGCTAG
- the meaB gene encoding methylmalonyl Co-A mutase-associated GTPase MeaB: MATSPRRRQLTLDEYFEGVIARDVAVLPRALTLVESTRGVHQEMGEQLITRILPHTGKSIRVGITGPPGVGKSTFIEALGTYLARSGRRVAVLAVDPSSGVSGGSILGDKTRMAHLSAEPNAFIRPSPSAGTLGGVARKTRETMLICEAAGFEIVLVETVGVGQSETMVDEMTDCFLALMMPGGGDELQGIKRGLLELVDVIAVNKADGDNRKPAEVAAKQLERILHALPSQGGEPPTVLTCSAREHESIDQVWNAIEHRHQRMEELGALDERRRRQSSNWMWTIVDEQLKQVVRNNPAVVEMRGDLESQVLEGTLAPEAAARQILEACGLK, translated from the coding sequence ATGGCAACTTCGCCACGCCGCCGACAACTGACCCTCGATGAATACTTTGAAGGTGTTATTGCGCGCGACGTCGCGGTGCTGCCGCGAGCCCTCACGCTAGTTGAGTCGACTCGCGGCGTGCACCAGGAAATGGGCGAGCAACTCATCACGCGCATCTTGCCGCACACCGGCAAGTCGATACGAGTTGGCATCACCGGTCCTCCTGGGGTGGGTAAAAGCACGTTTATCGAAGCGCTCGGCACGTACCTGGCTCGCAGCGGACGAAGGGTCGCCGTGCTGGCGGTCGACCCCTCGAGCGGCGTGAGCGGCGGAAGCATCCTCGGCGACAAGACCCGCATGGCGCACTTGTCGGCCGAACCGAATGCGTTCATCCGTCCTTCACCCTCTGCTGGAACCTTGGGCGGCGTTGCGCGAAAAACTCGCGAGACCATGCTCATTTGCGAGGCGGCTGGTTTCGAAATCGTGCTGGTCGAAACCGTGGGTGTCGGGCAGTCCGAAACCATGGTCGACGAGATGACCGATTGCTTCCTGGCACTCATGATGCCAGGCGGCGGTGACGAACTGCAGGGCATCAAACGCGGGCTGCTGGAGTTGGTCGATGTGATCGCTGTGAACAAAGCCGACGGCGACAACCGCAAGCCAGCCGAAGTGGCTGCCAAGCAATTGGAACGCATTTTGCACGCGTTGCCGTCGCAGGGAGGGGAACCTCCCACTGTGCTGACGTGCAGTGCTCGCGAGCACGAAAGCATCGACCAGGTGTGGAATGCCATCGAGCACCGGCACCAGCGGATGGAGGAGTTGGGGGCGCTCGATGAGCGTCGTCGTCGCCAGAGTTCGAACTGGATGTGGACCATCGTCGACGAGCAACTCAAGCAAGTCGTGCGGAATAATCCGGCGGTGGTCGAAATGCGGGGCGACTTAGAATCGCAAGTGCTGGAAGGTACCTTAGCACCAGAAGCTGCCGCCAGACAAATATTAGAAGCGTGCGGGCTTAAGTAG
- a CDS encoding alpha/beta fold hydrolase: protein MSATTDSECSVQETISFADVCAEWHKTFERAQRFNRFLTTDAKIAQTPKQLVWTLNKAKLYRYVSPVPANERKPVPLLMVFAIMNRPHVLDLRPGHSFVEYMLAEGYDLFLLDWGAPGPEDQQMQFDDYALEYLPRVVRKVKALSGSAEFSMLGWCLGALISTLYAALRPNEGLKNLILLTAPLDFSDKTQGGFTRWSSDPAFNADMIVEKFGNVPGEMIDSGAKMLKPVENYVGSYTMLWDNLDNDAATEAWHAMNTWVRDIIPMAGNAYKQLINDFYKENRLMEDALVIRGEPVHLSDIRASLLNVIAESDHITPPCQSERIMDMVSSGDKEVLRVRGGHIGIMAGRGAEKSTWPHIESWLASRSA from the coding sequence ATGTCTGCGACTACCGATTCCGAATGCTCGGTTCAAGAAACGATTTCCTTTGCCGACGTGTGTGCGGAGTGGCACAAAACGTTTGAGCGTGCACAGCGATTTAATCGGTTTCTGACCACCGACGCCAAAATTGCACAAACCCCTAAGCAGTTGGTTTGGACCCTGAACAAGGCCAAGCTTTACCGGTACGTATCGCCTGTTCCGGCGAATGAGCGGAAGCCAGTTCCCCTGCTCATGGTCTTCGCCATCATGAACCGGCCTCACGTGCTTGATTTGAGGCCCGGGCACAGCTTTGTGGAATACATGCTGGCCGAGGGCTACGACCTGTTCCTGCTCGATTGGGGAGCCCCAGGGCCGGAAGACCAACAAATGCAATTCGACGACTACGCCCTGGAGTATTTGCCGCGGGTGGTCCGCAAAGTGAAGGCCCTGTCGGGCTCCGCCGAATTCAGCATGCTCGGCTGGTGTTTGGGCGCGTTGATTTCGACGCTCTACGCGGCACTACGGCCGAACGAAGGGCTGAAGAATCTAATTCTGCTGACCGCTCCGCTTGATTTCTCCGATAAAACCCAAGGGGGATTCACTCGTTGGTCGAGCGATCCTGCGTTTAACGCGGACATGATTGTCGAGAAGTTCGGCAACGTCCCCGGCGAGATGATCGATTCGGGGGCCAAGATGCTCAAGCCGGTCGAGAACTACGTCGGTAGCTACACGATGTTGTGGGATAACCTCGACAATGATGCGGCTACCGAAGCCTGGCACGCCATGAATACTTGGGTGCGGGACATCATTCCGATGGCCGGCAACGCCTATAAACAGCTGATCAACGACTTCTACAAAGAGAACCGCCTGATGGAAGATGCGTTGGTGATTCGCGGCGAACCGGTCCATTTAAGCGATATTCGGGCGAGTCTGCTGAATGTGATTGCCGAGTCGGATCACATCACGCCACCCTGTCAGTCGGAACGGATCATGGATATGGTCAGTAGTGGAGACAAGGAAGTGCTCCGCGTTCGTGGCGGACACATCGGAATCATGGCCGGCCGAGGGGCTGAAAAGAGCACCTGGCCTCATATCGAATCGTGGTTAGCGAGCCGATCAGCCTGA
- the fabG gene encoding 3-oxoacyl-ACP reductase FabG, with amino-acid sequence MGRVDGRTALVTGASRGIGRAIALELAREGAKVAINYSHNEAKAVEVADAVAALGGQSMIVQANIGNSSEARGMVQRVANEFGHLDVLVNNAGITRDSMLPKMTDDQWVEVVSTNLNGCFFCTSEAIPIMTRQSYGRIVNISSMNGQIPAMGQANYSASKGGIIAFTRTAAAELVRSGITVNVVSPGYTDTDMFNAVPDVIQAQIKGKIPMGRYAQPEEIAKAVLFLVADGDYITGQQINVNGGAFMQ; translated from the coding sequence ATGGGAAGAGTCGACGGACGAACCGCCCTCGTGACGGGGGCCTCGCGTGGTATCGGACGAGCGATTGCTCTGGAGCTAGCTCGCGAAGGAGCAAAGGTAGCTATCAATTATTCGCACAACGAAGCCAAGGCCGTGGAGGTGGCCGACGCCGTCGCGGCGTTGGGAGGGCAAAGCATGATTGTGCAGGCCAATATTGGCAATTCGAGCGAAGCTCGAGGCATGGTTCAGCGCGTTGCCAATGAGTTCGGACACCTCGATGTGTTGGTGAATAACGCTGGCATTACCCGCGATTCGATGCTGCCAAAAATGACCGACGACCAATGGGTGGAAGTCGTGTCGACCAACCTGAATGGGTGCTTCTTCTGCACCTCCGAAGCGATTCCCATCATGACTCGTCAGAGCTATGGAAGGATCGTGAATATCAGCTCGATGAACGGTCAAATCCCGGCGATGGGCCAGGCCAATTACAGTGCCAGCAAAGGGGGCATTATTGCCTTTACGCGCACTGCGGCGGCCGAGCTAGTGCGGTCGGGAATCACGGTGAATGTCGTCTCGCCTGGCTACACCGATACCGACATGTTTAATGCGGTGCCGGACGTCATTCAGGCTCAAATTAAAGGTAAAATTCCAATGGGGCGGTACGCCCAGCCCGAGGAAATTGCCAAGGCAGTTCTGTTCCTGGTTGCCGATGGCGACTACATCACCGGGCAGCAAATCAACGTGAACGGGGGGGCCTTCATGCAGTAG
- a CDS encoding acyl-CoA carboxylase subunit beta, protein MSIQKKLLDDLKKRRKTAALGGGQERIDKRHAKGLMTARERLGIFFDENTFQEWGMHVDHACHDFGMEGKSLPGDGVVTGVGWVDGRPIAAYSHDATIGGGALGQRHAKKICDLMDYAIEGGMPVVGVNDSGGARIQEAVESLSGYGQVFYRNVQLSGAVPQIGVIAGNCAGGAAYSPALMDFLVMTRENANMFICGPGVIKGATGVDATMEEIGSAAANATLSGNVHFVADNDEHAMGLVRELLSYLPPNNLENPPHLYNDQINLDEDEAMNQIVPKDAKDTMDMYEVIERLLDPGQFLEVHKDFAQNLIIGFGRINGMVVGLVANQPMVKAGTLDIDASDKGARFIRFCNAFNIPLVTLVDVPGFLPGVSQEQGGIIRHGAKMLFAYSAATVPKITVITRKAYGGSYLAMCSSDLGADMVFAWPTAEIAVMGAEGAVNVLYRRELDAAEDRQALRAQFVEEYRDRFASPYMAASHGMITDVISPCQTRGVVSLALRNTLRKRETRPPKKHGLIPL, encoded by the coding sequence ATGAGCATTCAGAAGAAACTGCTCGACGACCTCAAGAAACGCCGCAAGACGGCTGCCTTGGGTGGTGGTCAGGAGCGGATTGACAAGCGGCACGCCAAAGGGCTGATGACAGCCCGCGAGCGGCTTGGTATTTTCTTCGACGAGAATACCTTTCAAGAATGGGGCATGCACGTCGACCATGCCTGCCATGACTTTGGCATGGAAGGCAAATCGCTGCCTGGCGACGGTGTTGTCACCGGTGTCGGCTGGGTCGATGGTCGTCCCATCGCAGCGTATAGCCACGACGCCACGATCGGCGGCGGTGCTCTTGGCCAACGCCATGCGAAGAAGATCTGCGACCTGATGGACTACGCCATCGAAGGCGGCATGCCAGTGGTCGGCGTCAACGATTCCGGCGGTGCCCGCATTCAGGAAGCGGTCGAATCGCTGTCGGGTTACGGCCAAGTGTTCTATCGCAACGTGCAACTCTCGGGTGCGGTGCCTCAGATCGGTGTGATCGCGGGCAACTGTGCGGGTGGTGCTGCTTACTCGCCAGCGTTGATGGACTTCCTGGTGATGACTCGCGAGAACGCGAACATGTTCATCTGCGGCCCTGGCGTGATTAAGGGGGCCACGGGCGTGGATGCCACGATGGAAGAGATCGGCAGTGCAGCGGCCAACGCCACGTTGAGCGGCAACGTGCACTTTGTGGCCGACAACGACGAGCACGCCATGGGATTGGTTCGCGAACTGTTGTCGTACTTGCCGCCGAACAACTTGGAGAATCCTCCGCATCTTTACAATGATCAGATCAACCTCGACGAAGACGAGGCAATGAATCAAATTGTGCCGAAAGATGCCAAGGATACGATGGACATGTACGAAGTGATTGAGCGGTTGCTCGATCCTGGTCAGTTCCTCGAAGTGCACAAGGATTTCGCGCAGAACCTGATCATCGGCTTCGGTCGCATCAACGGCATGGTCGTTGGTCTGGTGGCCAACCAGCCAATGGTCAAAGCGGGTACGCTTGATATCGATGCCTCGGACAAAGGGGCTCGCTTCATTCGGTTCTGCAACGCGTTCAATATTCCGCTGGTCACCCTGGTCGACGTGCCTGGGTTCCTGCCTGGTGTTAGCCAGGAGCAGGGCGGCATCATTCGCCATGGAGCGAAGATGCTGTTCGCCTATTCGGCGGCCACGGTGCCAAAGATTACCGTGATCACCCGCAAGGCGTACGGTGGTTCGTACCTCGCGATGTGCAGCAGCGACCTCGGTGCCGACATGGTATTCGCCTGGCCGACTGCCGAGATTGCTGTGATGGGTGCCGAGGGTGCGGTGAATGTGCTGTACCGTCGCGAACTCGATGCGGCCGAAGACCGCCAGGCACTGCGTGCCCAGTTTGTCGAAGAGTATCGCGATCGATTCGCTTCGCCTTACATGGCAGCCTCGCACGGTATGATTACCGACGTTATTTCTCCCTGCCAAACGCGTGGAGTGGTTTCGCTCGCATTGCGAAACACTCTGCGTAAACGTGAAACCCGTCCACCAAAGAAGCACGGTTTGATCCCCCTATGA
- a CDS encoding AarF/UbiB family protein, with the protein MFDWGTLIDPAAIASVLPGEYQRFSRPVASALGLFLEHLPEARQRQILAEQLAMSPSATISQRLSVLARACPVLHKLGQVLARDSQLAQELRGELQQLESLPPSVQPDDIERALSEELGPLDRLGITLTPPAIAEASVAVVIGYRQRGIHGDRLGVFKLLKPGIEQRLEEELALASLVGEHLDEKCEEYGIPSLDYRETFEQVRDKLQAEVHLDKEQRNLALAHEYYADDPRVHIPELYENCTSRVTDMEQLQGMKVTDFETDNQHSRRALANLVVEALVAKPVLSADCQSLFHCDPHAGNLMVTDDGRLGVLDWSLVGVLTEQERVSLVQVLLAAATLSSTGVVRALESIATRIDDAPALHEVAQQWIKRVRQGELPGMRWLVGMLDEAYHLAGLRLGADLVLFRKTLHTFDGVLNDLSGEDDRLDEVLFGQFVQQLIAEWPRRWAVMPHCRDFATRLSNFDLTRSLMEIPNTATRYWLGRIRDLLSTLRTPRCPSN; encoded by the coding sequence TTGTTCGACTGGGGCACACTCATCGATCCCGCCGCGATTGCGTCGGTGCTGCCTGGAGAATATCAGCGATTCTCCAGGCCGGTAGCCAGTGCGCTTGGCTTGTTTCTCGAGCACTTGCCCGAAGCCCGTCAGCGGCAGATTTTGGCCGAACAACTCGCGATGTCTCCGTCGGCTACCATCTCGCAGCGGCTATCCGTGCTAGCGCGGGCGTGCCCGGTTCTCCACAAGCTGGGACAGGTGCTCGCCCGCGATTCGCAATTGGCGCAGGAATTGCGAGGGGAATTGCAACAACTCGAATCGTTACCTCCGAGCGTGCAACCCGACGACATTGAGCGAGCCTTGAGCGAAGAGCTGGGGCCGCTCGACCGCCTGGGGATCACGCTCACCCCGCCGGCGATTGCCGAGGCCAGTGTGGCCGTGGTCATTGGATATCGCCAACGCGGTATCCATGGCGACCGGCTCGGCGTGTTCAAGCTGCTGAAGCCTGGCATCGAACAGCGATTAGAGGAAGAACTTGCTCTGGCCAGCTTGGTTGGCGAGCACCTGGACGAAAAGTGTGAGGAGTATGGAATCCCTTCACTCGACTACCGGGAAACGTTTGAACAAGTACGCGACAAGTTGCAAGCGGAAGTGCACCTGGACAAGGAACAGCGAAATCTGGCCCTCGCCCACGAGTACTACGCCGACGACCCACGAGTACACATCCCAGAGCTTTACGAGAATTGCACGAGCCGCGTTACGGACATGGAACAGCTCCAGGGCATGAAGGTCACCGACTTCGAGACAGACAACCAGCACTCGCGACGAGCACTGGCGAATCTGGTAGTCGAAGCTTTGGTGGCCAAGCCGGTGCTGTCGGCTGATTGCCAGTCGCTGTTCCATTGCGATCCGCACGCGGGCAACCTCATGGTGACCGACGATGGTCGGCTCGGCGTGCTCGACTGGAGCCTGGTCGGTGTGCTCACCGAGCAGGAGCGTGTATCGCTAGTGCAGGTGTTGCTGGCCGCAGCAACGCTCAGCTCCACCGGAGTGGTGCGGGCTCTGGAGTCGATTGCAACTCGCATCGACGACGCACCAGCGCTGCACGAGGTCGCACAGCAATGGATCAAACGGGTTCGCCAAGGCGAACTGCCAGGCATGCGATGGCTCGTCGGCATGCTCGACGAAGCCTACCACTTGGCGGGTTTGCGATTGGGTGCCGACTTGGTACTTTTTCGGAAGACCCTGCACACCTTCGACGGGGTGCTAAACGATTTGAGTGGTGAAGACGATCGCCTGGACGAAGTGTTGTTCGGGCAATTCGTACAACAATTAATTGCGGAGTGGCCGCGCAGATGGGCCGTGATGCCTCACTGCCGCGACTTTGCAACGAGACTATCCAATTTTGACCTGACGCGGAGCTTGATGGAGATACCCAATACCGCAACACGCTACTGGCTCGGCCGGATTCGCGATTTGCTGTCAACTCTCCGTACGCCTCGCTGCCCAAGCAACTGA